A stretch of Plesiomonas shigelloides DNA encodes these proteins:
- a CDS encoding phasin family protein, with amino-acid sequence MEHYVAHNAPAESDAEDDLLARNIWLAGLGVYSMSLQEAQSLDGKAESMFEKLVDLGRDVEQKTRQQVDDTLASSVAVEQRVQNLFTRLSGVDPAQLTSLDDKLAALTERVEKLAAARK; translated from the coding sequence ATGGAACACTATGTTGCACACAATGCTCCGGCTGAGTCTGATGCTGAGGATGACCTGTTGGCCCGTAATATCTGGTTAGCTGGGCTGGGCGTTTACAGCATGAGCTTACAGGAGGCGCAGTCTCTGGACGGTAAAGCCGAAAGCATGTTTGAGAAGTTGGTCGATTTGGGGCGTGATGTTGAGCAGAAAACACGCCAGCAAGTGGATGACACGCTCGCCAGCAGTGTGGCGGTCGAACAGCGGGTACAGAATCTGTTTACCCGCCTGAGCGGGGTTGATCCTGCCCAGTTAACATCTTTGGATGACAAACTGGCGGCATTGACCGAGCGTGTAGAGAAGCTGGCGGCGGCGCGTAAATAA
- a CDS encoding wax ester/triacylglycerol synthase family O-acyltransferase, giving the protein MATLSLLDLGFVVFENNTTPLHISGLMIVSPPAEQSDYAAHLHQSMLRGGPVQSPFDRVLDLGLTHLPRWQAAKYVDLSYHIRRSSLPEPGDHYQLLELVSRIHSYVLDRSRPLWEVWIIDGLKDGKVAVLFKLHHSLADGVRASKLFMRSCQTDPTQTEFVPFWATTEQPDVTERQQHKQALLQSLLDPDLWLKQSKASLGLLKLCSGFLRANAGSGLGLKMPFTAPHTPFNLSPERARRVTLVSLPQHRFNQIAKLTGVTMNDVVLTVCDMALHRYLQAHNWKEQKPLVALMPLNLRHGAGNETGVTNKMTLGLVEMGRSDDPPLRRLHSVRNSTEGIKYQALELHPDAYYQYAILVNALSLLSGRLGLNHYLPPATNMLISNVPGVKETLYFCGAKVEDVYPLSLLLPGQTLNITLLSYAGHLNFGFVCCRRSLPGFDVIGQYLKESLAALEQATLSEVAKVVRQKAVEFPVE; this is encoded by the coding sequence ATGGCGACACTCTCATTACTCGACTTGGGTTTTGTCGTGTTTGAAAACAATACTACGCCCTTGCACATTTCAGGTCTGATGATTGTCAGCCCTCCGGCTGAACAATCGGATTATGCGGCTCATCTTCACCAATCAATGCTACGTGGTGGGCCGGTGCAAAGCCCGTTTGACCGGGTTTTAGATCTGGGGCTGACACACTTACCCCGTTGGCAGGCCGCGAAATATGTGGATCTGTCCTACCATATCCGGCGCTCCAGCTTGCCTGAGCCCGGCGATCATTATCAGCTGTTGGAGCTGGTATCCCGTATTCATAGCTACGTGCTGGATCGCAGTCGTCCCTTATGGGAAGTCTGGATTATTGATGGCCTGAAAGATGGCAAAGTGGCGGTACTGTTCAAGCTGCATCATTCGTTGGCCGACGGTGTTCGTGCGTCCAAATTGTTTATGCGTAGCTGTCAAACTGATCCGACACAAACTGAATTTGTTCCGTTCTGGGCGACCACCGAACAACCGGATGTCACCGAACGTCAGCAACATAAACAGGCGCTGTTGCAAAGCCTGCTTGACCCTGATTTATGGCTGAAGCAATCCAAAGCATCACTGGGGCTGCTCAAGCTGTGCTCCGGATTTTTACGCGCCAATGCCGGCAGTGGATTGGGGCTGAAAATGCCGTTTACCGCGCCGCATACGCCGTTTAACCTCAGCCCAGAGCGAGCTCGGCGGGTGACGTTGGTTAGCTTACCGCAGCATCGCTTTAACCAAATCGCCAAACTCACAGGCGTGACCATGAATGATGTGGTGCTGACGGTGTGCGATATGGCGCTGCATCGTTATCTGCAGGCGCATAACTGGAAAGAGCAAAAACCGCTGGTGGCATTGATGCCGCTCAATTTGCGACATGGTGCCGGTAATGAAACGGGGGTCACCAATAAAATGACCCTTGGATTGGTCGAGATGGGGCGCAGTGATGATCCGCCGCTGCGCCGTTTGCACTCCGTGCGTAACTCGACGGAAGGTATCAAGTATCAGGCCTTAGAGCTGCACCCAGACGCTTATTATCAGTATGCGATTTTGGTCAATGCGCTCTCGTTGCTGTCAGGCCGGTTAGGGCTCAATCACTACTTGCCGCCTGCGACCAACATGCTGATCTCTAACGTGCCAGGGGTGAAGGAAACCCTCTATTTCTGCGGTGCCAAGGTGGAGGATGTCTATCCGCTGTCGCTGCTGTTACCGGGGCAAACCCTGAACATCACTTTGCTCAGCTATGCCGGTCATCTCAATTTTGGTTTCGTGTGTTGCCGACGTTCGCTACCGGGCTTTGATGTGATTGGGCAGTACCTGAAAGAATCGCTGGCGGCGCTGGAGCAGGCGACCTTAAGTGAAGTGGCCAAAGTGGTCCGGCAAAAGGCGGTGGAGTTTCCTGTCGAGTGA
- a CDS encoding polyhydroxyalkanoic acid system family protein, whose product MEKARNISQTVAEEIAGKYQISWQWREQDLIFRHPGASGYLKLSDDSVVINIRLGLFYLPFADSIQRGIEQQLEACFNSR is encoded by the coding sequence ATGGAAAAAGCCAGAAATATCAGCCAGACCGTGGCCGAAGAAATTGCCGGTAAATATCAGATTAGCTGGCAATGGCGTGAGCAGGATCTGATATTTCGTCATCCGGGCGCATCGGGTTACCTCAAGTTGTCCGATGATTCGGTTGTGATCAATATTCGCTTGGGGCTGTTTTATTTACCGTTTGCTGACAGCATTCAACGTGGGATAGAGCAGCAATTAGAGGCCTGTTTTAATTCGCGCTAG
- the nrdG gene encoding anaerobic ribonucleoside-triphosphate reductase-activating protein: MNYHQYYPVDVVNGPGTRCTLFVSGCEHQCRGCYNQSTWRTDSGHPFTQAMEDQIIADLNDPRIRRRGLSLSGGDPLHPANVSAILALVKRVKAECPGKDIWLWTGYTLADLTPEQQAVIPYIDALVDGKFVQEQADPGLVWRGSANQIIHRFKL, translated from the coding sequence GTGAACTACCATCAATATTATCCCGTGGACGTGGTTAACGGCCCAGGAACCCGCTGCACGCTGTTTGTGTCTGGCTGTGAGCACCAGTGTCGCGGTTGCTACAACCAATCAACGTGGCGCACGGATTCTGGCCATCCGTTTACGCAGGCGATGGAAGATCAGATCATCGCTGATCTGAACGATCCGCGTATTCGTCGCCGTGGTCTGTCGCTGTCGGGTGGTGACCCATTGCATCCGGCCAACGTCTCGGCAATATTGGCGCTGGTTAAGCGCGTGAAAGCAGAGTGTCCGGGCAAAGATATCTGGCTGTGGACCGGTTACACGCTGGCGGACTTAACTCCCGAGCAGCAAGCGGTGATCCCGTATATCGATGCTTTGGTTGATGGTAAGTTCGTGCAAGAGCAAGCTGACCCAGGTTTGGTCTGGCGTGGCAGCGCCAACCAGATTATTCACCGCTTCAAACTGTAA
- a CDS encoding Myosin-1, which translates to MDLATPNRVTPSYTGTDMSLTGQRLSARVTVPHLLRDPQPLRLTADEAVFCLYPDPQSIQWWRVRAVETGEEGWIHDSFLYPQPESEGISSTTVDYFARELTTTCCERLFILAECDGWYWAENQLGESGWLPVSSVELEE; encoded by the coding sequence ATGGACTTGGCCACACCAAACAGAGTCACACCGTCATACACCGGTACCGATATGTCACTGACCGGACAACGTTTATCCGCGCGCGTAACGGTGCCGCATTTACTTCGTGATCCACAACCGCTGCGCTTGACCGCTGATGAAGCCGTGTTCTGTCTGTATCCAGATCCACAGTCGATTCAGTGGTGGCGCGTGCGCGCCGTTGAAACCGGTGAAGAAGGGTGGATCCACGACAGTTTCCTGTACCCACAGCCGGAAAGTGAGGGCATATCGTCAACCACGGTCGACTATTTTGCCCGTGAACTGACCACCACGTGCTGCGAGCGCCTGTTTATTTTGGCCGAATGTGATGGCTGGTACTGGGCGGAAAACCAGTTGGGCGAAAGCGGTTGGCTCCCCGTCAGCAGCGTTGAGCTGGAAGAGTAA
- the nrdD gene encoding anaerobic ribonucleoside-triphosphate reductase: MKPVVIKRDGCRVPFDGNLIKNAVLSAARTVEAMEPAYAEAVAQAVEDSLQGMTEVDIRTIQNVVENQLMSGPHKAVARAYIEYRHDRDIAREKSSRLNNEIRGLIEQSNAALLNENANKDSKVIPTQRDLLAGIVAKHYALQHLLPRDVAQAHERGELHYHDLDYSPFFPMFNCMLIDLKGMLTHGFKMGNAEIDTPKSISTATAVTAQIIAQVASHIYGGTTINRIDEILAPYVKASYDKHHAVAVEWGITDPEAFASARTEKECYDAFQSLEYEVNTLHTANGQTPFVTFGFGLGTSWESRLIQQSILKNRIAGLGKKCKTAVFPKLVFAVKDGLNHKKGDPNYDIKQLALECATKRMYPDILNYDQVVKVTGSFKTPMGCRSFLGTYEEDGELIHDGRNNLGVVSLNLPRIALEAGNDEEAFFRLLDDRLDLARKALQTRISRLEGVKARVAPILYMEGACGVRLKADDSVSEIFKNGRASVSLGYIGLHETINALYGTETHVYDSEALRAKAIAIVQRLRDATDAWKKETGYGFSLYSTPSENLCSRFCKIDTKDFGVVAGVTDKGYYTNSFHLDVEKQVNPYDKLDFEMPYPAIANGGFICYGEYPNMQHNVEALEDVWDYSYSRVPYYGTNTPIDECYECGFTGEFECTSKGFTCPRCGNHEPTKVSVTRRVCGYLGSPDARPFNHGKQEEVKRRVKHL, from the coding sequence GTGAAGCCGGTTGTGATTAAGCGTGACGGGTGCCGTGTACCGTTCGACGGAAATTTGATTAAGAATGCTGTTCTCAGTGCTGCTCGCACTGTGGAGGCTATGGAACCCGCTTATGCTGAAGCCGTTGCACAAGCTGTAGAAGATTCCCTGCAAGGTATGACCGAGGTTGACATTCGGACTATCCAGAATGTGGTTGAAAACCAACTGATGTCCGGTCCACATAAAGCGGTGGCTCGTGCATACATTGAGTATCGCCATGATCGCGATATCGCGCGTGAGAAATCCAGCCGTCTGAACAACGAAATTCGTGGCCTGATTGAGCAGAGCAACGCCGCGCTGCTGAACGAAAACGCCAACAAAGACAGCAAGGTGATCCCGACTCAGCGTGATTTGCTGGCGGGGATTGTTGCAAAACATTACGCTCTGCAACATTTGCTGCCACGTGATGTGGCGCAGGCGCACGAGCGTGGCGAGCTGCATTACCACGATCTGGATTACTCCCCGTTCTTCCCAATGTTCAACTGTATGCTGATTGATCTCAAAGGCATGTTGACCCACGGCTTCAAGATGGGTAACGCCGAGATTGATACGCCAAAATCGATTTCAACCGCCACAGCGGTAACCGCGCAGATCATTGCGCAGGTAGCGAGCCATATCTATGGTGGTACTACCATCAACCGTATCGATGAAATTCTGGCACCGTATGTCAAAGCCAGCTATGACAAGCATCATGCTGTTGCGGTTGAGTGGGGCATTACTGATCCAGAAGCTTTTGCCTCAGCACGTACCGAAAAAGAGTGTTATGACGCCTTCCAATCTCTGGAATATGAAGTCAACACGCTGCACACCGCGAACGGTCAAACGCCGTTTGTGACTTTCGGTTTTGGTCTGGGCACCTCTTGGGAATCCCGCTTGATCCAGCAGTCGATCCTGAAAAACCGGATTGCCGGTCTGGGCAAAAAGTGCAAAACCGCGGTATTCCCGAAACTGGTGTTTGCGGTAAAAGATGGCCTGAACCACAAAAAAGGCGATCCAAACTACGATATCAAACAGCTGGCGCTGGAGTGTGCAACGAAGCGCATGTACCCAGATATCCTGAACTACGATCAAGTTGTGAAAGTCACCGGCTCGTTTAAGACCCCGATGGGTTGCCGTAGCTTCCTCGGTACTTACGAAGAAGATGGCGAGCTGATCCATGATGGTCGTAACAACTTGGGTGTGGTTAGTCTGAACCTGCCGCGCATTGCGTTGGAAGCGGGTAATGACGAAGAGGCGTTCTTCCGTCTGTTGGATGATCGTCTGGATCTGGCGAGAAAAGCGCTGCAGACTCGCATCAGCCGTCTGGAAGGGGTTAAAGCCCGTGTTGCACCAATCCTGTATATGGAAGGGGCATGTGGCGTACGCCTGAAGGCCGATGACAGCGTTAGCGAGATCTTCAAAAACGGTCGAGCTTCAGTGTCTTTGGGTTATATCGGTCTGCATGAAACTATTAATGCGCTGTATGGCACCGAAACCCACGTGTACGACTCCGAAGCGCTGCGCGCCAAAGCCATCGCTATCGTACAGCGTCTGCGTGATGCCACTGATGCATGGAAAAAAGAAACGGGCTACGGTTTTAGCCTGTACAGCACCCCGAGTGAGAACCTGTGCAGCCGTTTCTGCAAAATTGACACCAAAGATTTCGGTGTGGTGGCTGGCGTGACCGACAAAGGTTACTACACCAACAGCTTCCACTTGGATGTCGAAAAGCAGGTGAACCCGTACGACAAGCTGGATTTCGAAATGCCGTATCCGGCCATCGCCAACGGCGGTTTTATTTGCTACGGCGAATATCCGAACATGCAGCATAACGTTGAAGCGTTGGAAGATGTGTGGGATTACAGCTACAGCCGCGTGCCGTATTACGGTACCAACACGCCAATCGATGAGTGCTACGAGTGTGGTTTCACCGGTGAGTTTGAATGTACCAGTAAGGGCTTTACCTGCCCACGCTGTGGCAACCATGAGCCGACCAAAGTGTCTGTAACTCGCCGCGTGTGTGGTTATTTGGGCAGCCCTGATGCGCGTCCGTTTAACCACGGCAAGCAAGAAGAAGTGAAGCGTCGGGTTAAGCACCTGTAA
- a CDS encoding methyl-accepting chemotaxis protein: MLFSIKNIPFRISVILPAALVGLLTVSMIVGFFSYQSHQQTILTAQIEQDEKTNQQSIDLNIKIWQARLALLNSIAKLRDLNAAKNAENALDAMLKSADQYQPVTDAGYKLKSVLSDYNKAARSMVQYHYTIDDQVRYGVTGSGAKFDDYLVYVSSAQFGHEYRNILIDAMTDIAKTRIYFNSFQTGLRVGELDKSINFLTSALKKLTPYSRYDKRTEEIVTLATRYETALKNIRNGIDAYMQADKDTDSLGAEINQNLVAMSQFIGERGYMVAEKNLEQQQSMSLLRLVLVTLFSVVGVALAWLVSSQLTQQLQQLLATAHKISSKNLAEPHIDKSRNELGMLAREIEQMRLNLHHIITDIATSTSQLSSAAEEVSAVSLQSNSGMQNQQDQLGQLATAMNQMQSTANDMSRNAEEAANAVKNAASEAESGRNIIKATIETIEQVSVDVQQAGQVVHELEQESSRIGVVIDVIRGIADQTNLLALNAAIEAARAGEQGRGFAVVADEVRTLAHRTQESTTEINAIIENLQQKANAAESAMVTSSTRMNEGVMQVQNSGNIINRMSENILLINDMNTQIASATEEQNAVSEGLNINISNINDVSFEIVEGSNQTAKACEDLSALANNLQKLTLQFRI; the protein is encoded by the coding sequence ATGCTTTTCAGTATAAAAAATATTCCCTTTCGGATCTCCGTTATCCTACCGGCAGCATTAGTCGGGCTACTTACCGTCAGTATGATTGTCGGTTTTTTTAGTTACCAGTCCCACCAGCAAACTATCTTGACCGCGCAAATCGAGCAGGATGAAAAAACCAACCAGCAATCTATCGATCTGAACATTAAAATTTGGCAAGCCCGTCTGGCACTGTTGAACTCGATTGCCAAATTGCGCGATCTGAATGCCGCTAAAAATGCTGAAAATGCGTTAGATGCCATGCTGAAATCTGCTGACCAATATCAACCGGTCACCGATGCCGGCTACAAACTGAAAAGCGTGCTGAGCGATTACAACAAAGCGGCGCGCAGCATGGTGCAATATCACTACACGATTGATGATCAGGTGCGTTACGGCGTCACCGGCTCTGGGGCCAAATTTGATGATTATCTGGTGTATGTCTCTTCTGCCCAGTTTGGCCATGAGTATCGTAATATTTTGATTGATGCGATGACCGATATCGCCAAAACGCGGATCTATTTCAACTCTTTCCAAACAGGTCTGCGTGTTGGTGAATTGGATAAATCCATCAACTTCCTGACCTCTGCCCTGAAAAAACTGACTCCATACAGCCGCTACGATAAACGAACCGAAGAGATCGTGACGCTGGCAACCCGTTATGAAACCGCCCTGAAAAATATCCGTAATGGCATTGATGCTTATATGCAAGCGGACAAGGATACCGATAGCCTAGGCGCGGAGATCAACCAGAATCTGGTTGCGATGTCGCAGTTTATTGGTGAGCGCGGCTATATGGTCGCCGAGAAGAATCTGGAGCAGCAGCAGAGCATGTCACTGCTCCGTCTGGTGCTGGTGACGCTGTTCAGCGTGGTCGGTGTTGCGCTGGCATGGTTAGTCAGCAGTCAGCTGACGCAACAGCTGCAACAGCTATTAGCAACGGCGCACAAAATCTCTAGCAAGAATCTGGCGGAGCCGCACATCGACAAAAGCCGCAATGAACTGGGCATGTTAGCGCGTGAAATCGAGCAGATGCGTTTGAATCTGCACCATATCATCACCGATATCGCCACCAGCACTTCGCAGCTCAGTAGCGCCGCCGAAGAAGTGAGCGCGGTATCTTTGCAATCCAACTCTGGGATGCAAAACCAGCAAGATCAGCTGGGACAACTGGCCACCGCCATGAACCAGATGCAATCGACGGCCAATGATATGTCGCGCAATGCCGAAGAAGCGGCGAATGCGGTCAAAAATGCCGCCTCAGAAGCGGAATCAGGCCGCAATATCATCAAAGCGACCATCGAAACTATCGAGCAAGTGTCTGTGGATGTGCAGCAAGCTGGTCAAGTCGTGCATGAGCTGGAGCAAGAAAGCTCGCGCATCGGTGTGGTGATTGATGTGATCCGCGGAATTGCCGATCAGACCAACTTGCTGGCGCTGAATGCGGCCATCGAAGCGGCGCGTGCCGGTGAACAAGGTCGTGGCTTTGCGGTGGTTGCTGATGAGGTGCGTACTCTCGCCCATCGCACCCAAGAGTCCACCACAGAGATCAATGCGATCATTGAAAATCTGCAGCAAAAAGCCAACGCCGCGGAAAGCGCAATGGTCACCAGCTCAACGCGGATGAATGAAGGCGTGATGCAGGTGCAGAACTCTGGCAATATCATTAATCGGATGAGCGAAAATATTCTGCTCATTAATGACATGAACACCCAAATTGCGAGCGCCACGGAAGAGCAAAATGCCGTATCTGAAGGGCTGAATATTAATATCAGCAATATTAATGACGTCAGTTTTGAGATAGTGGAAGGCTCGAACCAAACCGCTAAAGCCTGTGAAGATTTAAGTGCCTTGGCCAATAATCTGCAGAAACTGACCCTGCAATTTAGAATTTAA
- a CDS encoding SDR family NAD(P)-dependent oxidoreductase yields the protein MDIRNKVVLITGAARGLGLLFARKAAAHGAKLVLWDINEAALNATADDFAAEGHTVLHHVVDVSNLNAIQASAQDVINQFGGVDILFNNAGIIVGKPFWEHSHREINQTLAINTNALMHICREFLPGMLEKGEGRIVNIASAAGMVSNPKMSVYCGSKWAVIGWSDSVRLELEMAGYRNIKVTTVTPSYIDTGMFAGVKAPLLTPIQKPEAVVEKVWAGMLRGDAFVRTPGIVNLLPVIKGLLPRAAFDLICGHGMGIYHSMDKFSGHKT from the coding sequence ATGGATATTCGCAATAAGGTGGTGTTAATCACAGGGGCAGCGCGCGGCTTAGGGTTACTGTTTGCCCGTAAAGCAGCCGCCCACGGCGCCAAACTGGTGCTGTGGGATATCAATGAGGCCGCCCTTAACGCGACCGCCGATGATTTCGCAGCAGAAGGCCACACTGTACTGCATCATGTGGTGGATGTGAGTAATCTCAATGCGATACAAGCATCGGCGCAAGATGTGATTAACCAATTTGGTGGCGTTGATATTCTGTTCAACAATGCGGGGATCATTGTCGGTAAACCGTTCTGGGAGCACTCGCACCGCGAAATTAACCAAACCTTGGCGATCAACACCAACGCCTTGATGCATATTTGCCGTGAATTTCTGCCCGGCATGCTCGAAAAAGGCGAAGGCCGGATCGTCAATATTGCCTCAGCCGCGGGGATGGTTTCCAATCCGAAAATGTCTGTGTATTGCGGCAGTAAGTGGGCGGTGATTGGTTGGTCAGATTCGGTGCGACTGGAGCTGGAGATGGCCGGCTACCGCAATATCAAAGTCACGACCGTAACCCCAAGCTATATCGATACCGGAATGTTTGCCGGCGTGAAAGCGCCACTGCTCACACCGATTCAAAAACCAGAGGCGGTGGTCGAGAAAGTGTGGGCCGGCATGCTGCGCGGTGATGCGTTTGTCCGCACGCCGGGTATTGTTAACCTACTGCCGGTGATCAAAGGTCTGTTGCCACGGGCGGCGTTTGACCTTATCTGTGGGCATGGTATGGGGATTTACCACAGTATGGATAAATTCTCCGGCCATAAAACCTGA
- a CDS encoding phasin family protein, which produces MLKRILNIGFAKDEAGNANEQEAVARKIWLAGLGAYAKSMQEVTSLSEKGRCMFDELVFRGREVEAQTKERVEKTAEQTRSAMQQQLHYQVQRFTGLEVSVLQGMEEKLDRLTEVIAALEAQQAAQETADVKAEKDPAKEVVKETVKEEHADAKTAAAKRVVGKVPETPVK; this is translated from the coding sequence ATGTTAAAGCGTATTTTAAATATCGGTTTTGCCAAAGACGAAGCAGGCAATGCCAATGAGCAGGAAGCGGTTGCCCGTAAAATCTGGCTGGCAGGTTTAGGTGCCTATGCGAAGAGCATGCAAGAAGTCACGTCGCTGTCTGAGAAAGGGCGTTGCATGTTTGACGAGCTGGTTTTCCGCGGCCGCGAAGTTGAAGCTCAGACCAAAGAGCGTGTGGAGAAAACCGCAGAGCAAACTCGCAGTGCGATGCAGCAGCAACTGCATTACCAAGTGCAGCGTTTTACCGGTCTGGAAGTGTCTGTACTGCAAGGTATGGAAGAGAAACTGGATCGTCTGACTGAAGTGATCGCCGCGCTGGAAGCTCAGCAGGCTGCGCAGGAAACTGCTGACGTGAAAGCGGAGAAAGATCCTGCCAAAGAGGTGGTGAAAGAGACGGTGAAAGAAGAGCATGCTGATGCCAAAACGGCGGCAGCCAAGCGCGTAGTTGGTAAAGTACCAGAAACTCCGGTGAAATAA
- a CDS encoding rhomboid family intramembrane serine protease: protein MQEMKEQSWLKKIPPVIGLILIIDVLCIVLFMFNYLGAGALTRYGLLPRSEPLFMPLLLAPLLHGSWAHLWANLLPFTLLSWLASRYGSREYILLLLVVWFGGGLLLWCIGRPAYHIGLSGVIYGLWAYLLVYALMHRSFKALAIGAVVLVLYAVMWQGLIPSQLSGQWHVSVEGHLSGALVGGLYAYFCARRHKKRESEARAVQ from the coding sequence ATGCAGGAGATGAAAGAACAGTCTTGGTTGAAAAAAATACCACCCGTAATCGGGCTGATCCTGATTATTGATGTGCTTTGTATTGTGCTGTTTATGTTTAACTACTTAGGCGCAGGTGCATTAACCCGCTATGGCCTGCTACCGCGCAGTGAGCCGTTATTCATGCCACTGCTGCTCGCGCCGCTTCTGCATGGCTCTTGGGCTCATCTGTGGGCGAATCTGCTGCCGTTTACACTGCTTTCATGGCTGGCCAGCCGTTACGGCAGCCGTGAATACATCTTGTTGCTGTTGGTGGTTTGGTTTGGCGGTGGCCTGTTGCTCTGGTGTATTGGTCGTCCGGCTTACCATATCGGCTTGAGCGGCGTGATTTACGGTTTGTGGGCCTATCTGCTGGTGTATGCCTTAATGCATCGCAGCTTTAAAGCCTTGGCTATTGGGGCCGTGGTATTGGTGCTGTACGCCGTGATGTGGCAAGGGCTGATCCCCAGTCAACTGTCAGGGCAATGGCATGTCAGCGTTGAAGGGCATCTATCCGGCGCACTGGTGGGTGGTTTGTATGCCTACTTTTGTGCGCGCAGGCATAAAAAGCGTGAGAGTGAAGCTCGTGCGGTGCAGTAA
- the tatA gene encoding twin-arginine translocase TatA/TatE family subunit gives MGLSGIGIQELLLIGLIVVLVFGTKNLRNVGRDLGGAVRDFKRALSGQNENSAHMEMPGLNEQKPASPDNKSSS, from the coding sequence ATGGGATTAAGCGGAATCGGAATTCAGGAGCTCTTACTGATCGGCCTGATTGTCGTATTGGTGTTCGGCACCAAAAACCTGCGTAATGTGGGTCGTGATCTGGGCGGTGCGGTACGCGATTTCAAACGTGCACTGAGTGGTCAGAACGAGAACAGCGCACATATGGAGATGCCAGGGTTAAACGAGCAAAAACCTGCTTCACCGGATAATAAATCTTCCTCTTGA